The Pseudomonas triclosanedens genome has a window encoding:
- a CDS encoding DMT family transporter yields the protein MHVTSGRWQFGLFLALVTAVLWGILPIKLKEVLKTMDPVTVTWFRLVVSGGLLLIYLAFTRQLPRFSPLGRRGGGLVLVAILGLTGNYVFYLIGLRMLTPGTTQLVIQIAPILLLLGSLFLFKESFSIGQGLGLAVLIAGFGLFFNQRLAELFGSLGNYTTGVLIVVFAAFVWTFYGLAQKQLLTQWTSVQVMMVIYLGCAALLTPWAHPLEALQLSPLQGWLLLACCLNTLVAYGAFAEALVHWEASRVSATLAITPLVTFASVALAASLWPDYVHPENLNGLAYIGALLVVSGSALTALAPSLLRTYRARRQRVVDV from the coding sequence ATGCACGTTACATCCGGCCGCTGGCAATTCGGCCTGTTCCTCGCCCTGGTCACCGCCGTACTCTGGGGCATCCTGCCGATCAAGCTAAAGGAAGTCCTCAAGACGATGGACCCGGTCACCGTGACCTGGTTTCGCCTGGTGGTCTCCGGTGGCCTGCTGTTGATCTACCTGGCTTTCACCCGCCAGTTGCCGCGCTTCTCGCCGTTGGGCCGGCGCGGAGGGGGGCTTGTGCTGGTGGCGATCCTGGGCCTGACCGGCAACTACGTGTTCTACCTGATCGGCCTGCGCATGCTCACCCCGGGCACCACCCAACTGGTGATCCAGATCGCCCCGATCCTCCTGCTGCTGGGCAGTCTGTTCCTCTTCAAGGAAAGCTTCAGCATTGGCCAGGGCCTCGGCCTGGCGGTGCTGATCGCAGGCTTCGGGTTGTTCTTCAACCAGCGTCTGGCCGAGCTGTTCGGCTCGCTGGGCAACTACACCACTGGCGTGCTGATCGTGGTCTTCGCCGCCTTCGTCTGGACCTTCTACGGCCTGGCGCAGAAGCAACTGCTGACGCAGTGGACCTCGGTGCAGGTGATGATGGTGATCTACCTCGGTTGCGCCGCCCTGCTCACGCCCTGGGCGCACCCGCTGGAAGCGCTGCAGCTCAGCCCGCTGCAAGGCTGGCTGCTGCTGGCCTGCTGCCTGAACACCCTGGTCGCCTACGGCGCCTTCGCCGAGGCGCTGGTCCACTGGGAGGCGTCCCGCGTCAGCGCCACCCTGGCCATCACGCCGCTGGTGACCTTTGCCTCGGTCGCACTCGCCGCCTCGCTGTGGCCCGACTACGTGCACCCGGAAAACCTCAACGGCCTGGCCTACATCGGTGCATTGCTGGTAGTCAGCGGCTCGGCGCTCACGGCGCTGGCGCCGTCGCTGCTGCGCACTTACCGCGCGCGCCGCCAGCGGGTGGTGGATGTCTGA
- the ssuC gene encoding aliphatic sulfonate ABC transporter permease SsuC encodes MGKNSLNTIAQRLAPWALPVGLVVIWQLAVEFGWLSSRILPAPSAVAEAGYHLVVSGELWQHLAISTWRAAVGFLIGGSIGLALGLITGLSTWGERFLDSSVQMIRNVPHLALIPLVILWFGIDESAKIFLVALGTLFPIYLNTYHGIRNIDPGLLEMSRSYGLSGFALFRQVILPGALPSILVGVRFALGFMWLTLIVAETISANSGIGYLAMNAREFLQTDVVVLAILLYAVLGKLADLAARGLERVWLRWHPAYQAKAGVA; translated from the coding sequence ATGGGAAAGAACTCTCTGAATACAATCGCCCAGCGCCTCGCGCCCTGGGCCCTGCCGGTGGGCCTGGTGGTCATCTGGCAGCTCGCGGTGGAATTCGGCTGGCTGTCCAGCCGCATCCTGCCCGCGCCCAGCGCGGTGGCCGAGGCCGGCTACCACCTGGTGGTCAGCGGCGAGCTCTGGCAACACCTGGCGATCAGTACCTGGCGCGCCGCCGTGGGCTTCCTCATCGGCGGCAGCATCGGCCTGGCCCTGGGCCTGATCACCGGCCTGTCGACGTGGGGCGAGCGTTTCCTCGACAGCTCGGTGCAGATGATCCGCAACGTGCCGCACCTGGCGCTGATCCCGCTGGTGATCCTGTGGTTCGGCATCGACGAGTCGGCGAAGATCTTCCTGGTCGCCCTCGGCACGCTGTTCCCGATCTACCTCAACACCTACCACGGCATCCGCAACATCGATCCGGGCCTGCTGGAAATGTCGCGCAGCTACGGGCTGTCCGGCTTCGCCCTGTTCCGCCAGGTGATCCTGCCCGGTGCGCTGCCCTCGATCCTAGTGGGCGTGCGCTTCGCCCTGGGCTTCATGTGGCTGACCCTGATCGTCGCCGAAACCATTTCCGCCAACTCCGGCATCGGCTACCTGGCGATGAACGCCCGGGAGTTCCTGCAGACCGACGTGGTAGTGCTGGCAATCCTGCTCTATGCGGTGCTCGGCAAACTGGCCGACCTCGCTGCGCGCGGCCTGGAGCGTGTCTGGCTGCGCTGGCACCCGGCCTACCAGGCCAAGGCAGGTGTGGCATGA
- the ssuB gene encoding aliphatic sulfonates ABC transporter ATP-binding protein produces the protein MNAINQLPQQLKQGIPLVVEGVAKRFGDREVLKDIDLRIPAGQFVAIVGRSGCGKSTLLRLLAGLDTASEGQLLAGSAPLESAREGTRLMFQDSRLLPWKRVIDNVGLGLKGDWRGQALEALEAVGLADRANEWPAGLSGGQKQRVALARALIHRPRLLLLDEPLGALDALTRIEMQQLIERLWQRHGFTVLLVTHDVSEAVAVADRVILIENGEIGLDLSVDLPRPRVRGSARLAALEAEVLERVLSLPAQPPEPEPVSPLPTQLRWAL, from the coding sequence ATGAACGCTATCAACCAACTGCCGCAACAACTCAAGCAGGGCATTCCACTGGTGGTGGAAGGCGTAGCCAAGCGCTTTGGCGACCGCGAGGTGCTCAAGGACATCGACCTGCGCATTCCCGCTGGCCAGTTCGTCGCCATCGTCGGCCGCAGTGGTTGCGGCAAGAGCACGCTGCTGCGCCTGCTGGCCGGTCTCGACACGGCCAGCGAAGGCCAGTTGCTGGCCGGTTCCGCCCCGCTGGAGAGCGCCCGCGAAGGCACTCGCCTGATGTTCCAGGATTCGCGCCTGCTGCCGTGGAAGCGCGTCATCGACAACGTTGGCCTCGGCCTGAAGGGCGACTGGCGTGGCCAGGCGCTGGAAGCCCTGGAAGCGGTCGGCCTGGCCGATCGCGCCAACGAGTGGCCGGCGGGGCTCTCCGGCGGACAGAAACAGCGCGTGGCGCTGGCTCGCGCACTGATCCACCGGCCACGCCTGCTGCTGCTCGACGAGCCGCTGGGTGCGCTGGATGCACTGACCCGCATCGAGATGCAGCAATTGATCGAGCGCCTCTGGCAGCGCCACGGCTTCACCGTGCTGCTGGTGACCCATGACGTCAGCGAGGCGGTCGCCGTCGCCGACCGGGTGATCCTCATCGAGAACGGCGAAATCGGCCTGGACCTGTCCGTCGACCTGCCCCGGCCGCGCGTTCGTGGCTCGGCGCGCCTGGCCGCGCTGGAGGCCGAGGTGCTCGAACGCGTGCTGTCGCTACCAGCCCAGCCGCCCGAGCCGGAACCTGTTTCCCCACTGCCCACGCAACTGCGCTGGGCACTTTGA
- a CDS encoding DUF262 and DUF1524 domain-containing protein, whose protein sequence is MKASEAKFLDFLKKSPQFVIPIYQRSYSWTEKECLQLWADVLRVGSDEQLASHFVGSIVYVEKGLSNLTSIEPLLVIDGQQRLTTVTLLLTALARTLEALPEGEREPLDGFAPRKLRNWYLLNAEEEGERHFKLLLSQTDKQSLLALVAGRDLPEARSLRVCENFALFQSRIAACNAEELLALCKGLAKLVVVDIALNRAQDNPQRIFESMNSTGRKLSQADLIRNFILMGLEPALQTRLYEEYWRPMEVGFGQEAYVQYFDAFMRHYLIVKTGEIPRQDEVYDEFRNHARRLEVEQAGVEALVREIRDYARYFGAMALGAESDAELRLAFHDLRELKVDVAYPFLLELYHDYVGGDLSKADLLAAVRLVEGYVFRRAVCAIPTNSLNKTFATFSRALNKARYLESIQAQFLMLPSYRRFPSDDEFWRELQTRDLYHFRSRSYWLRRLENFGRKERVSVDEYSIEHILPQNPALSAAWKAELGADWERVQGTWLHTLGNLTLTGYNSEYSDRAFAEKRDMVGGFRESPLRLNAGLGVVEHWDEAAIKARAERLADTAVQVWGAPILGAELLQSYQPKSTAAVYGIEDHPQLLQGRVSDLFHYFRQSVLQLDPCINEEFLKLYVAYKAETNFVDVVPQANRLRLSLNMPFADINDPWGICQDVTGLGRWGNGDVSVFLEDMDDVPYIIGLVRQSLERQLGNGADA, encoded by the coding sequence ATGAAAGCATCGGAAGCCAAGTTCCTCGATTTCCTGAAGAAGTCTCCGCAGTTCGTCATCCCCATCTACCAGCGCAGCTATTCCTGGACGGAAAAGGAATGCCTGCAGCTCTGGGCCGATGTGTTGCGGGTGGGCAGCGATGAGCAACTGGCTTCGCATTTCGTGGGTTCCATCGTGTATGTGGAGAAGGGCCTGTCCAACCTGACCAGCATCGAGCCGCTGCTGGTGATCGACGGCCAGCAGCGCTTGACCACGGTGACTTTGCTGCTCACCGCGCTGGCCCGCACGCTGGAGGCCCTGCCGGAAGGCGAGCGTGAGCCGCTGGACGGTTTCGCCCCGCGCAAGCTGCGTAACTGGTATCTGCTCAATGCCGAGGAGGAGGGCGAGCGGCACTTCAAGCTGCTGTTGTCGCAAACCGACAAGCAGTCGCTGCTGGCCCTGGTGGCCGGGCGCGATCTGCCCGAGGCGCGGTCGCTGCGGGTTTGCGAGAACTTCGCGCTGTTCCAGTCGCGTATCGCCGCCTGTAATGCCGAGGAGTTGCTGGCCTTGTGCAAGGGGCTGGCCAAGCTGGTGGTGGTGGATATCGCGCTGAACCGCGCGCAGGACAACCCGCAGCGCATCTTCGAAAGCATGAACTCCACCGGCCGCAAGCTGAGCCAGGCCGACCTGATCCGCAACTTCATCCTCATGGGGCTGGAGCCGGCGTTGCAGACGCGGCTTTACGAGGAGTACTGGCGGCCAATGGAAGTGGGCTTCGGCCAGGAAGCTTATGTGCAGTATTTCGATGCCTTCATGCGCCATTACCTGATCGTCAAGACCGGTGAAATCCCGCGCCAGGACGAGGTCTACGACGAGTTCCGCAACCACGCGCGGCGATTGGAGGTGGAGCAGGCGGGGGTAGAGGCGCTGGTGCGGGAAATTCGCGACTACGCCCGCTATTTCGGCGCGATGGCGCTGGGCGCGGAGAGCGATGCCGAGCTGCGCCTGGCTTTCCACGATCTGCGCGAGCTGAAGGTGGATGTGGCCTATCCCTTCCTGCTGGAGCTGTACCACGACTACGTGGGCGGCGACCTGAGCAAGGCGGACCTGTTGGCCGCGGTGCGCCTGGTGGAGGGCTATGTGTTCCGCCGCGCGGTCTGCGCTATCCCTACCAACTCGCTGAACAAGACCTTCGCGACCTTCAGCCGTGCGTTGAACAAGGCGCGCTATCTGGAAAGCATTCAGGCCCAGTTCCTGATGTTGCCGTCCTATCGCCGCTTCCCGTCTGACGATGAGTTCTGGCGTGAGTTGCAGACGCGCGATCTGTATCACTTCCGCAGCCGCAGTTATTGGCTGCGCCGCCTGGAGAACTTCGGGCGCAAGGAGCGGGTGTCGGTGGATGAGTACAGCATCGAGCACATCCTGCCGCAGAACCCGGCGCTTTCCGCTGCCTGGAAGGCTGAGCTGGGCGCAGACTGGGAACGCGTGCAAGGCACCTGGCTGCATACCCTCGGCAACCTCACGCTGACGGGCTACAACTCCGAGTACAGCGACCGGGCCTTTGCCGAAAAGCGCGATATGGTTGGAGGCTTCCGCGAGAGCCCGCTGCGCTTGAATGCGGGGCTGGGGGTGGTGGAACACTGGGATGAGGCCGCGATCAAGGCGCGGGCGGAGCGTTTGGCTGATACGGCTGTTCAGGTGTGGGGGGCGCCGATACTGGGGGCTGAACTCCTGCAAAGCTACCAGCCGAAGAGTACTGCTGCGGTGTACGGCATCGAGGACCATCCGCAGTTGCTGCAAGGGCGGGTTTCAGACCTGTTCCATTATTTCCGTCAGTCTGTCCTGCAGCTTGATCCATGCATCAACGAAGAATTCCTCAAGTTGTATGTGGCTTACAAGGCGGAGACCAATTTCGTCGATGTGGTGCCGCAAGCTAATCGCCTGCGTCTGTCGTTGAATATGCCGTTTGCCGACATCAATGACCCGTGGGGTATTTGCCAGGATGTGACTGGGTTGGGGCGTTGGGGCAATGGCGATGTGTCGGTATTTCTTGAGGATATGGACGATGTGCCCTACATCATCGGGCTGGTCCGTCAGTCTTTGGAGCGTCAATTGGGCAATGGAGCCGATGCATGA
- a CDS encoding MAPEG family protein, which yields MSLSPSAFALLGLIAWTVLLVLLLVNQRGLLVMTGRMKVNIFAADGSNTPGAFGQRLVRAHANCVENVPLFAAALLYAMVSGQSVVTDPLAPTLLAARIVQSVVHLISTSALFVWLRFAAFFVQLLILIWWLLRLSGLI from the coding sequence ATGTCCCTCAGCCCCTCTGCCTTCGCTCTGCTCGGCCTGATCGCCTGGACCGTGCTGCTGGTGCTGCTGCTGGTCAACCAGCGCGGCCTGCTGGTGATGACCGGCCGCATGAAGGTCAACATCTTCGCCGCCGACGGCAGCAACACGCCGGGCGCGTTCGGCCAGCGCCTGGTGCGGGCGCACGCCAACTGTGTGGAAAACGTCCCGCTGTTCGCCGCTGCGCTGCTCTACGCGATGGTCAGCGGCCAGAGCGTGGTGACCGACCCGCTGGCGCCGACCCTGCTGGCAGCGCGCATCGTACAGTCGGTGGTGCACCTGATCAGCACCTCGGCACTCTTCGTCTGGCTGCGCTTCGCTGCCTTCTTCGTCCAGTTGCTGATCCTGATCTGGTGGCTGCTGCGCCTGTCCGGCCTGATCTAG
- a CDS encoding TOBE domain-containing protein, whose product MTIKAINVRNQFKGTIKEIVEGDVLSEIDVQTAAGIVTSVITTRSVRELELAIGSEVIAFVKSTEVSIAKL is encoded by the coding sequence ATGACCATCAAAGCCATCAACGTCCGCAACCAGTTCAAAGGCACCATCAAGGAAATCGTCGAAGGCGATGTACTGTCGGAAATCGACGTGCAGACCGCCGCCGGCATCGTCACCTCGGTGATCACCACCCGTTCCGTGCGTGAGCTGGAACTGGCCATCGGCAGCGAAGTGATCGCCTTCGTGAAGTCCACCGAGGTGTCCATCGCCAAGCTCTGA
- a CDS encoding restriction endonuclease subunit S, which yields MNATWEKLPFLDVVNDVSSGNEKVPQTEYLKSGAYPVIDQGKDLIAGYVNDERMLWKGELPVVVFGDHTRNLKYIDFPFCIGADGVKVLSPKKGDARYLYHFLRSIKIESAGYSRHFKFLKEFDVVAPLEEKEQKRIATILDQAESLRAKRRAALEQLDALAQAIFIEMFGHPTRGPKDRKMVSLGELGAWRTGGTPPRSEQQHFEGDVPWFSSGELEGMYISESQEKISKEALQKTSAKPVLAGSILIGMYDTAALKVSISAIDCSCNQAIAFSSLDENLVDAVFVYFSILIGREDYRRMQRGVRQQNLNLSMIRELKVPLPDVALQKKFLNRIETIRQSRQVLLKQLKELDNLFHSLQHRAFRGEL from the coding sequence GTGAACGCTACTTGGGAGAAATTACCATTTCTTGACGTAGTGAATGACGTTTCGAGTGGTAACGAAAAAGTTCCGCAGACTGAGTATCTAAAGTCAGGAGCATACCCTGTAATTGACCAAGGTAAGGATTTGATTGCGGGTTATGTAAATGATGAAAGGATGCTTTGGAAAGGCGAGCTTCCTGTTGTGGTTTTCGGTGATCATACCCGGAATCTAAAATACATTGATTTTCCATTTTGCATTGGGGCGGATGGCGTCAAAGTTCTATCTCCCAAAAAGGGAGATGCAAGGTATTTATATCATTTTCTTCGCTCTATTAAAATCGAGAGTGCAGGTTACTCACGCCATTTTAAATTCTTAAAGGAGTTTGATGTGGTTGCTCCTTTGGAAGAGAAGGAGCAAAAACGCATTGCAACTATTCTAGATCAAGCCGAATCCCTGCGCGCCAAACGCCGTGCTGCGCTTGAACAGCTGGATGCGCTGGCTCAGGCGATTTTTATTGAGATGTTTGGACATCCGACGCGTGGTCCGAAAGATCGCAAAATGGTTTCCCTAGGGGAACTTGGCGCATGGAGGACTGGCGGCACGCCTCCCAGAAGTGAACAGCAGCATTTTGAAGGCGACGTACCTTGGTTTTCTTCTGGAGAGCTAGAGGGGATGTATATCTCTGAAAGCCAGGAGAAGATATCAAAAGAGGCATTGCAGAAAACGTCAGCCAAGCCGGTCTTGGCTGGATCCATTTTGATCGGGATGTACGACACTGCTGCGCTTAAGGTAAGTATTTCCGCGATTGATTGCTCCTGTAATCAAGCCATAGCGTTCTCAAGTTTGGATGAGAATTTGGTTGATGCAGTGTTTGTTTACTTCTCGATTTTGATAGGGCGGGAAGACTATCGCAGGATGCAGCGAGGCGTTCGTCAACAGAACTTGAACCTGTCAATGATTAGAGAGTTGAAAGTTCCCTTGCCTGATGTAGCGCTGCAGAAAAAATTTTTAAATCGGATAGAGACAATTCGGCAGTCTAGACAGGTGCTGTTAAAGCAATTGAAGGAATTGGATAACCTATTCCACTCCCTCCAACACCGCGCCTTCCGCGGCGAGCTCTGA
- a CDS encoding type 1 glutamine amidotransferase family protein, whose translation MRGSLLAVWPRLGRELWGPLARRAPGDFYCELFRAIVPALRVSPGPTPLADLLGDPAASRRAFRALKPEALTGEAALTDFLQRLHGALDELGGEALANAYFNRLAALIDTYNLQYELRRPCKLYPTLPGLFAGLLAQLREHSASHPSLPTLLRDFDDAFRDLHDAPSQGRIKTCLHKQMNLLEALGRSNPYVKEYALSSICDQMPLWPHRKVREALKLLYGFTCDYPGIRHGGKPASVEGELGMRDMLALCILFVGFTPYLSGRIDAEALFQGR comes from the coding sequence ATGCGCGGCTCCCTGCTCGCTGTCTGGCCCCGCCTGGGCCGCGAGCTGTGGGGGCCGCTGGCGCGGCGGGCGCCGGGAGATTTCTACTGCGAGCTGTTCCGCGCCATCGTTCCGGCCCTGCGGGTAAGCCCCGGCCCGACGCCACTGGCCGACCTCCTCGGCGACCCGGCGGCCAGCCGCCGCGCCTTCCGCGCGCTCAAACCCGAGGCGCTGACCGGTGAAGCGGCGCTGACAGACTTTCTCCAGCGCCTGCACGGCGCGCTGGATGAACTGGGCGGCGAGGCCCTGGCCAATGCCTACTTCAACCGCCTGGCCGCGTTGATCGATACCTATAACCTGCAGTACGAACTGCGCCGCCCGTGCAAGCTGTACCCCACGCTGCCGGGCCTGTTCGCCGGCCTGCTGGCGCAACTGCGCGAGCACAGCGCCAGCCACCCCAGCCTGCCGACCCTGCTGCGCGACTTCGACGATGCCTTCCGCGACCTGCACGACGCGCCCAGCCAGGGCCGCATCAAGACCTGTCTGCACAAGCAGATGAACCTGCTGGAGGCGCTCGGACGCAGCAACCCGTACGTCAAGGAGTACGCCCTGTCGAGCATCTGCGATCAGATGCCGCTCTGGCCGCACCGCAAGGTGCGCGAGGCGCTCAAGCTGCTGTATGGCTTCACCTGCGACTACCCGGGCATCCGCCACGGCGGCAAACCCGCCAGCGTAGAAGGGGAGTTGGGGATGCGCGACATGCTGGCACTTTGTATTCTGTTCGTCGGTTTCACCCCGTACTTGAGCGGCCGCATCGATGCGGAAGCCCTTTTCCAAGGACGTTGA
- a CDS encoding type I restriction-modification system subunit M, whose product MITGELKSQVDAVWNAFWTGGIANPMEVMEQLTYLLFLRRLDELHTLELNKAARLGREMERCIFPDGLDPRGCNYNDYRWSVFKNLPPAEMYEVVSQHVFPFLKTLGDDGSTYSHHMRDARFTIPTPRLLATVVDLLDRIPMEDRDTKGDIYEYMLGKIAAAGQNGQFRTPRHIIQLMVELTAPKPNDVICDPAAGTCGFLVGAGEYLRREYPALLHDAAQKQHFHHGLFHGFDFDNVMLRIGSMNMLLHGVENPDIRYRDSLAEDTAGEAEHYSLILANPPFAGSLDYESTAQDLQRIVKTKKTELLFLALFLRLLKPGGRAAVIVPDGVCFGSGKAHRDIRRLLVDEHKLDAVVKLPSGVFKPYAGVATSILLFTKTNSGGTDHVWFYNVEADGMSLDDKRNLLLDEAKFGVRPEQALDEADHAKNNLPDVLARWHERATSERNRPRTAQSFCVPREEIVANGYDLTLNRYREVEHEVVEHRSPAEILDELEKLEEEIQQGMTVLRGMLK is encoded by the coding sequence ATGATTACCGGGGAACTCAAGAGCCAAGTCGACGCCGTCTGGAACGCCTTCTGGACCGGCGGTATCGCCAACCCCATGGAAGTGATGGAACAGCTCACCTACCTGCTGTTCCTGCGCCGCCTCGACGAACTGCACACCCTCGAACTGAACAAGGCCGCCCGCCTGGGCCGCGAGATGGAGCGCTGCATCTTCCCCGACGGCCTCGACCCGCGCGGCTGCAACTACAACGACTACCGCTGGAGCGTGTTCAAGAACCTGCCCCCGGCGGAAATGTACGAAGTAGTCAGCCAGCACGTCTTCCCCTTCCTCAAGACCCTCGGCGACGACGGCTCCACCTACAGCCACCACATGCGCGATGCGCGCTTCACCATCCCCACGCCGCGCCTGCTGGCCACCGTGGTCGACCTGCTCGACCGCATCCCCATGGAAGACCGTGACACCAAGGGCGATATCTACGAATACATGCTCGGCAAGATCGCCGCCGCCGGGCAGAACGGCCAGTTCCGCACCCCGCGGCACATCATCCAACTGATGGTCGAGCTCACCGCGCCCAAGCCCAACGACGTGATCTGCGATCCCGCCGCCGGCACCTGCGGCTTCCTGGTGGGTGCTGGCGAATACCTGCGCCGCGAATATCCCGCGCTGCTGCACGATGCCGCACAGAAGCAGCACTTCCACCACGGCCTGTTCCACGGCTTCGACTTCGACAACGTCATGCTGCGCATCGGCAGCATGAACATGCTGCTGCACGGCGTGGAAAACCCCGACATCCGCTACCGCGACTCCCTGGCGGAAGACACCGCCGGCGAAGCCGAGCACTACAGCCTGATCCTCGCCAACCCGCCGTTCGCCGGCAGCCTGGACTACGAAAGCACCGCTCAGGACCTGCAACGCATCGTCAAAACCAAGAAGACCGAACTGCTGTTCCTCGCCCTGTTCCTGCGCCTGCTCAAGCCCGGCGGCCGCGCCGCGGTAATCGTGCCCGACGGCGTCTGTTTCGGCTCCGGCAAGGCGCACCGGGATATTCGCCGCCTGCTGGTGGACGAGCACAAGCTCGACGCCGTGGTGAAACTGCCCAGCGGCGTATTCAAGCCCTACGCCGGCGTCGCCACCTCCATCCTGCTGTTCACCAAGACCAACTCCGGCGGCACCGACCACGTCTGGTTCTACAACGTCGAAGCCGACGGCATGAGCCTGGACGACAAGCGCAACCTGCTGCTCGATGAAGCCAAGTTCGGCGTGCGCCCCGAGCAGGCATTGGATGAGGCGGACCACGCGAAGAACAACCTGCCCGACGTGCTCGCTCGCTGGCACGAACGCGCCACCAGCGAACGCAACCGCCCGCGCACCGCGCAAAGCTTCTGCGTGCCTCGTGAGGAAATAGTCGCCAATGGTTATGACCTGACGCTCAACCGCTATAGGGAAGTGGAGCACGAGGTGGTAGAGCATCGCAGCCCGGCTGAGATTCTCGATGAGCTGGAGAAACTGGAAGAGGAAATTCAGCAGGGGATGACGGTGCTGCGGGGGATGCTCAAGTGA